Proteins encoded within one genomic window of Streptomyces kaniharaensis:
- the murD gene encoding UDP-N-acetylmuramoyl-L-alanine--D-glutamate ligase: MTSSQPAGPGFEDLPVVVAGLGVSGISAARVLHGLGARVTVVDGGSGDGLKARAAELEAQGIAVRLGDGDSLPEGTRLIVTSPGWPPSSPLFATADAAGVPVWGDVELAWRLRRPLPATGEPAPWLAVTGTNGKTTTVQMLASILTAAGRRTAAVGNVGVSVLDAVLAEEPYDVLAVELSSYQLHWAPSLRPYSAAVLNLAPDHLDWHGSMEAYAAAKGRIYEGNVVACVYNLADPATEALVREADVEEGCRAIGFGLGSPGPSNFGVVDGLLVDRAFVSDRAKNAAELGSVEDVFPPAPHNITNALAAAALARSYGVEPKAVREGLRAFRPDAHRIAEVGVVGEVTWIDDSKATNTHAAAASLAAYRPIVWIAGGLAKGATFDDLVQGAAERLRAAVLIGEDRALIREALARHAPDVPVIEAAEGQTGAVAMTEVVRTAASLAQPGDTVLLAPACASMDMFTNYGERGDLFAAAVRELAHG; encoded by the coding sequence ATGACCAGTTCGCAGCCGGCAGGGCCGGGGTTCGAGGACCTGCCGGTCGTCGTCGCCGGGCTCGGCGTCTCGGGCATCAGTGCCGCGCGCGTCCTGCACGGCCTCGGCGCCCGCGTCACCGTCGTCGACGGCGGCAGCGGCGACGGCCTGAAGGCCCGCGCCGCCGAACTGGAGGCCCAGGGCATCGCGGTGCGCCTCGGCGACGGCGACAGCCTGCCCGAGGGCACCCGGCTGATCGTCACCTCGCCCGGCTGGCCGCCGAGCAGCCCGCTGTTCGCCACCGCCGACGCGGCCGGCGTCCCGGTCTGGGGCGACGTCGAACTCGCCTGGCGGCTGCGCAGGCCGTTGCCGGCCACCGGCGAGCCCGCCCCCTGGCTGGCCGTCACCGGCACCAACGGCAAGACCACCACCGTCCAGATGCTCGCCTCGATCCTCACCGCGGCCGGCAGGCGCACCGCCGCCGTCGGCAACGTCGGCGTCTCGGTGCTGGACGCGGTGCTCGCCGAGGAGCCGTACGACGTCCTCGCCGTCGAGCTCTCCAGCTACCAGCTGCACTGGGCGCCCTCGCTGCGCCCGTACTCGGCGGCCGTGCTCAACCTGGCGCCCGACCACCTCGACTGGCACGGCTCGATGGAGGCGTACGCCGCCGCCAAGGGCCGGATCTACGAGGGCAACGTCGTCGCCTGCGTCTACAACCTGGCCGACCCGGCCACGGAGGCGCTGGTCCGCGAGGCCGACGTCGAGGAGGGCTGCCGGGCGATCGGCTTCGGCCTCGGCTCGCCCGGCCCGTCGAACTTCGGCGTCGTGGACGGGCTGCTGGTGGACCGCGCGTTCGTGTCCGACCGGGCCAAGAACGCCGCCGAGCTGGGCTCCGTCGAGGACGTGTTCCCGCCGGCCCCGCACAACATCACCAACGCGCTCGCCGCGGCGGCGCTGGCCCGCTCCTACGGGGTCGAGCCGAAGGCCGTCCGGGAGGGCCTGCGCGCCTTCCGCCCGGACGCCCACCGGATCGCCGAGGTCGGCGTGGTCGGCGAGGTCACCTGGATCGACGACTCCAAGGCCACCAACACCCACGCCGCCGCGGCCTCGCTGGCCGCCTACCGGCCGATCGTCTGGATCGCCGGCGGCCTGGCCAAGGGCGCGACCTTCGACGACCTGGTCCAGGGCGCGGCCGAGCGGCTGCGGGCGGCCGTGCTGATCGGCGAGGACCGCGCGCTGATCCGGGAGGCACTGGCCCGACACGCGCCGGATGTCCCGGTGATCGAGGCGGCCGAGGGCCAGACTGGCGCGGTGGCGATGACCGAGGTGGTCCGGACGGCCGCCTCGCTCGCCCAGCCGGGTGACACGGTGCTGCTGGCCCCGGCCTGCGCCTCGATGGACATGTTCACCAACTACGGCGAGCGCGGAGACCTCTTCGCCGCCGCCGTCCGGGAGCTGGCGCACGGGTAG